From a single Bacteroidales bacterium genomic region:
- a CDS encoding ABC transporter permease, with amino-acid sequence MIKPFIHLFIHIGRYLILMGRVFAPPEKKKMYYRQTIKEIEFLGLNSMGIVAIISIFIGAVITIQTSYNTESPLYPSYLIGLAVRDILLLEFSSTIVALILAGKIGSNIASELGSMRITEQIDALEIMGVNSASYLIMPKILAAVFFLPFLTIMSIFIGLIGGWLGGIATGVVSPQDYLYGIQYAFIPYYVTYTLIKAAIFGFIITSIAAYRGYYAYGGALQVGKSSTRAVVESSIFILITNYVLTQLLLT; translated from the coding sequence ATGATCAAACCTTTCATACATTTATTCATCCATATTGGGCGATACTTAATACTTATGGGCCGCGTATTTGCCCCTCCGGAAAAGAAAAAAATGTATTACCGCCAAACAATCAAGGAAATTGAATTTCTGGGGCTCAACTCCATGGGCATTGTAGCCATCATCTCCATTTTCATCGGAGCGGTAATCACCATACAAACCTCCTACAACACTGAAAGTCCGCTATATCCCAGTTACCTGATCGGGCTTGCGGTAAGAGATATTCTGCTGTTGGAGTTCTCATCTACCATCGTAGCCCTGATACTAGCCGGGAAGATCGGATCCAACATAGCCTCAGAGCTAGGGTCGATGAGGATAACCGAACAGATTGATGCTCTGGAGATCATGGGGGTCAATTCCGCCAGCTACCTTATCATGCCCAAAATATTAGCTGCCGTGTTCTTCCTTCCTTTTTTAACCATTATGAGTATTTTCATTGGCCTGATCGGAGGCTGGCTGGGAGGTATCGCTACCGGCGTGGTAAGCCCACAGGACTATCTCTATGGCATTCAGTATGCCTTTATTCCCTATTATGTAACCTATACACTCATTAAAGCAGCCATCTTTGGTTTTATCATAACCTCCATAGCAGCCTACCGGGGTTATTATGCTTACGGTGGAGCCCTGCAGGTGGGCAAATCCAGCACCCGTGCAGTGGTGGAAAGCAGCATCTTCATTCTGATTACCAATTATGTTTTAACCCAATTATTGCTGACATGA
- a CDS encoding ATP-binding cassette domain-containing protein produces the protein MIQVENLYKSFGHTEVLRNISVFFEEKKTNLIIGQSGSGKTVLLKCIIGLLSIDQGKILYDDIVFNKLNFKKKKEIRKNIGMVFQGGALFDSETVEQNVKFPLDMFTDMTEEEKIHRVNECLERVNIVNANQLYPAEISGGMQKRVAIARAVVLNPKYLFFDEPISGLDPKSAIRIDRLIRELTRDFETTTIINTHDMNSVMEIGDKVIFLHEGQKWWEGSRHDILDADNQELNDFVFATNLAKTVRDLRKSGQSS, from the coding sequence ATGATACAGGTAGAAAACCTATATAAGTCGTTTGGGCATACAGAAGTTCTAAGAAACATCTCTGTGTTCTTTGAGGAAAAGAAGACGAATCTGATCATCGGACAGAGCGGATCGGGGAAAACGGTGCTTCTGAAATGCATCATCGGTTTGCTCTCTATCGATCAGGGTAAAATACTTTATGATGATATTGTTTTCAACAAACTAAATTTTAAAAAGAAAAAAGAGATCAGGAAAAACATTGGTATGGTCTTTCAGGGTGGTGCATTGTTCGATTCCGAAACCGTTGAGCAAAACGTAAAATTTCCTTTGGATATGTTTACGGATATGACAGAAGAAGAGAAAATTCACCGGGTAAACGAATGCCTGGAACGGGTCAATATCGTCAATGCCAACCAGCTTTATCCTGCGGAAATCAGCGGGGGAATGCAGAAGCGCGTAGCCATTGCCAGGGCCGTTGTACTGAATCCCAAATACCTGTTTTTTGATGAACCCATTTCGGGCCTTGACCCCAAATCAGCCATCCGCATCGACAGGTTGATAAGAGAACTGACCAGGGATTTTGAGACAACCACCATCATCAATACCCATGATATGAACTCCGTGATGGAAATTGGCGATAAAGTGATCTTTCTTCATGAGGGACAAAAATGGTGGGAAGGCAGCAGGCACGACATACTCGACGCGGATAATCAAGAGCTGAACGATTTCGTATTTGCCACCAACCTGGCCAAAACGGTAAGGGATCTGAGGAAATCCGGGCAATCATCCTAA
- a CDS encoding Crp/Fnr family transcriptional regulator — MSKILDKSLCSQCVYRTWAFNRLTSDELQMIEDNKQEIYFYKGEAICYEGQKIEHFLYLRTGLVKLFSTGKNEKEHIISIGKPLDFISLLNIFSNEHHIYTITAIESSVVCFVDLDIIKKLVRQNGDFALEFMEKLSKVSDDVIKTRLNINTRQLRGRIAYILMFFSSHIYGKADFELPISRKEIAQLIDMSTENVIRILSEFRKDGLIDIEGKHIRIKNADKLNRIYELG, encoded by the coding sequence ATGAGCAAAATTTTGGATAAAAGTCTTTGTTCGCAGTGTGTATACCGGACATGGGCATTTAACAGACTGACCTCTGATGAGCTGCAAATGATTGAGGATAACAAACAGGAGATATATTTTTATAAGGGGGAGGCCATTTGTTATGAGGGACAGAAGATTGAGCATTTCTTATATTTACGTACCGGCCTTGTGAAGCTTTTCTCCACGGGAAAGAATGAAAAGGAGCACATCATTAGTATTGGCAAACCCCTTGATTTCATCAGTTTGTTAAATATTTTTTCCAACGAACATCATATTTATACCATCACGGCCATTGAAAGTTCTGTGGTTTGTTTTGTGGATCTGGATATTATAAAAAAGCTGGTCAGACAAAACGGTGATTTCGCTTTGGAGTTCATGGAAAAGCTCAGCAAGGTAAGCGATGATGTGATCAAAACCCGCCTGAATATCAATACCAGACAACTAAGGGGACGTATAGCCTATATACTGATGTTTTTTTCCAGTCACATATACGGAAAAGCGGATTTTGAACTGCCCATAAGCCGGAAAGAGATTGCTCAACTGATTGATATGAGCACTGAAAATGTGATCCGTATCCTTTCAGAATTCAGAAAAGACGGGCTTATTGATATTGAAGGGAAGCACATTCGGATAAAGAATGCTGACAAGCTGAACCGCATATATGAATTAGGATGA